A window of the Gossypium hirsutum isolate 1008001.06 chromosome A05, Gossypium_hirsutum_v2.1, whole genome shotgun sequence genome harbors these coding sequences:
- the LOC107960339 gene encoding uncharacterized protein isoform X5 — protein MEKERARLADELNRGYFDDMSELKQHGGKIARENKILILGIAARKFPAMDVIYSDGRKSKLPIVFDASGIDTSKLAVPEASLVCLSFRANSQAMVDS, from the exons ATGGAGAAAGAACGAGCAAGACT TGCTGATGAATTGAATAGAGgatattttgatgatatgtctGAGCTAAAACAACACGGTGGTAAG ATTGCACGGGAAAATAAGATTCTAATTCTTGGAATTGCAGCAAGGAAGTTTCCTGCCATGGATGTTATATATTCTGATGGTAGAAAATCAAAGCTGCCGATTGTTTTTGATGCAAGTGGCATTGATACTAGCAAGTTGGCTGTCCCTGAAGCATCTTTAGTCTGTCTATCATTTAGAGCAAACTCTCAG GCTATGGTCGATTCTTGA
- the LOC107960339 gene encoding uncharacterized protein isoform X4 yields the protein MEKERARLADELNRGYFDDMSELKQHGGKIARENKILILGIAARKFPAMDVIYSDGRKSKLPIVFDASGIDTSKLAVPEASLVCLSFRANSQVWFPFSLFVLD from the exons ATGGAGAAAGAACGAGCAAGACT TGCTGATGAATTGAATAGAGgatattttgatgatatgtctGAGCTAAAACAACACGGTGGTAAG ATTGCACGGGAAAATAAGATTCTAATTCTTGGAATTGCAGCAAGGAAGTTTCCTGCCATGGATGTTATATATTCTGATGGTAGAAAATCAAAGCTGCCGATTGTTTTTGATGCAAGTGGCATTGATACTAGCAAGTTGGCTGTCCCTGAAGCATCTTTAGTCTGTCTATCATTTAGAGCAAACTCTCAGGTATGgtttcctttttctttgtttgttttggattaa
- the LOC107960339 gene encoding uncharacterized protein isoform X3 — protein sequence MTQRFLLRYLQACKQGKNGERTSKTGSADELNRGYFDDMSELKQHGGKIARENKILILGIAARKFPAMDVIYSDGRKSKLPIVFDASGIDTSKLAVPEASLVCLSFRANSQAMVDS from the exons ATGACCCAAAGATTTCTTCTTCGATATTTACAAG CTTGCAAGCAAGGAAAAAATGGAGAAAGAACGAGCAAGACT gGCAGTGCTGATGAATTGAATAGAGgatattttgatgatatgtctGAGCTAAAACAACACGGTGGTAAG ATTGCACGGGAAAATAAGATTCTAATTCTTGGAATTGCAGCAAGGAAGTTTCCTGCCATGGATGTTATATATTCTGATGGTAGAAAATCAAAGCTGCCGATTGTTTTTGATGCAAGTGGCATTGATACTAGCAAGTTGGCTGTCCCTGAAGCATCTTTAGTCTGTCTATCATTTAGAGCAAACTCTCAG GCTATGGTCGATTCTTGA
- the LOC107960339 gene encoding uncharacterized protein isoform X2, producing MTQRFLLRYLQACKQGKNGERTSKTGSADELNRGYFDDMSELKQHGGKIARENKILILGIAARKFPAMDVIYSDGRKSKLPIVFDASGIDTSKLAVPEASLVCLSFRANSQVPFIDS from the exons ATGACCCAAAGATTTCTTCTTCGATATTTACAAG CTTGCAAGCAAGGAAAAAATGGAGAAAGAACGAGCAAGACT gGCAGTGCTGATGAATTGAATAGAGgatattttgatgatatgtctGAGCTAAAACAACACGGTGGTAAG ATTGCACGGGAAAATAAGATTCTAATTCTTGGAATTGCAGCAAGGAAGTTTCCTGCCATGGATGTTATATATTCTGATGGTAGAAAATCAAAGCTGCCGATTGTTTTTGATGCAAGTGGCATTGATACTAGCAAGTTGGCTGTCCCTGAAGCATCTTTAGTCTGTCTATCATTTAGAGCAAACTCTCAG GTACCTTTTATAGACTCTTAG
- the LOC107960339 gene encoding uncharacterized protein isoform X1, translated as MTQRFLLRYLQACKQGKNGERTSKTGSADELNRGYFDDMSELKQHGGKIARENKILILGIAARKFPAMDVIYSDGRKSKLPIVFDASGIDTSKLAVPEASLVCLSFRANSQVWFPFSLFVLD; from the exons ATGACCCAAAGATTTCTTCTTCGATATTTACAAG CTTGCAAGCAAGGAAAAAATGGAGAAAGAACGAGCAAGACT gGCAGTGCTGATGAATTGAATAGAGgatattttgatgatatgtctGAGCTAAAACAACACGGTGGTAAG ATTGCACGGGAAAATAAGATTCTAATTCTTGGAATTGCAGCAAGGAAGTTTCCTGCCATGGATGTTATATATTCTGATGGTAGAAAATCAAAGCTGCCGATTGTTTTTGATGCAAGTGGCATTGATACTAGCAAGTTGGCTGTCCCTGAAGCATCTTTAGTCTGTCTATCATTTAGAGCAAACTCTCAGGTATGgtttcctttttctttgtttgttttggattaa